One part of the Amphiprion ocellaris isolate individual 3 ecotype Okinawa chromosome 24, ASM2253959v1, whole genome shotgun sequence genome encodes these proteins:
- the ccnyl1 gene encoding cyclin-Y-like protein 1, whose translation MGGSVSCCISPGESPKIHRREVELEECPITTTEDVSEDTGTYLQHISDRELPDELAQEANPSDHPRASTLFLNKSQTDVREKRKSNYMNHTSPGLLTKKYSSCSTIFIDDSTVSQPNLKSTIKCVALAIYYHIKNRDSNRSLDIFDEKKHPLSREKVPDDYSVVDPEHKLIYRFIRTLFSSAQLTAECAIVTLVYLERLLTYAEMDICPCNWKRIVLGAILLASKVWDDQAVWNVDYCQILKDITVEDMNEMERHFLELLQFNINVPASVYAKYYFDLRSLADDNNLSFPLEPLSNKRAQKLEAISRLCEDKYKDLSKSAMRRSISADNLVGIKNAQAVLS comes from the exons ATGGgaggttcagtgtcttgctgcATCTCTCCTGGAGAAAGTCCCAAGATCCACAGGAGAGAGGTGGAACTGGAGGAGtgtcccatcaccaccactgaAGACGTGAGCGAAGACACCGGGACTTACCTGCAGCACATCAGCGACAGGGAGCTCCCAGATG AACTGGCTCAGGAGGCCAACCCATCAGACCACCCCAGAGCCAGCACCCTTTTCCTAAACAAGTCACAGACAGATG TAcgtgagaaaagaaaaagcaactACATGAATCAT ACATCCCCAGGGCTCCTGACAAAAAAGTACAGTTCTTGCTCAACAATATTCATCGATGACAGTACAGTCAGCCAACCCAACCTCAAGAGCACCATCAAATG TGTTGCATTGGCCATATACTATCACATAAAAAACAG AGATTCAAACCGCTCACTGGATATATTCGATGAGAAGAAGCACCCTCTGTCT CGAGAAAAGGTTCCAGATGACTACTCTGTGGTCGACCCAGAACACAAACTCATCTACCGCTTCATAAGAACGCTCTTCAGCTCTGCGCAGCTCACTGCTGAATGTGCCATAGTCACTCTG GTGTACCTGGAAAGGTTATTGACTTATGCTGAGATGGACATCTGTCCTTGTAACTGGAAGCGCATCGTTCTCGGTGCAATCCTACTGGCCTCAAAGGTTTGGGACGACCAGGCAGTGTGGAACGTCGACTACTGCCAGATTCTCAAAGATATCACAGTGGAGGACAT GAATGAGATGGAGCGTCACTTCCTGGAACTGCTCCAGTTTAACATCAACGTCCCAGCTAGTGTCTATGCCAAGTATTATTTTGACCTGCGCTCACTGGCTGACGACAACAACCTCAGTTTCCCTCTGGAGCCACTCAGCAACAAGCGGGCCCAAAAGCTGGAA GCCATCTCCAGGCTGTGTGAGGACAAGTACAAGGACCTAAGCAAATCTGCAATGAGGAGGTCTATCAGTGCAGACAACCTGGTTGGCATCAAGAACGCCCAGGCAGTGCTGTCTTAA
- the mettl21a gene encoding protein N-lysine methyltransferase METTL21A, whose protein sequence is MALVPYVENSIPALSKLQNSSAQFRFANHDLRLAQDWKNLGVAAVVWDAAVVMCMYLELGKVELHGKLAIELGAGTGLVGISATFLILPGAEVTITDREPALDFLSANVKANLPTDCQRSVVVSELTWGKGLERYPPSRFDLVLGADIVYLEDTFVPLLQTLEHLCSDTTVVLLACKIRYERDRNFLSMLKLRFKVEEVYYEKQRDIHVYKACKLPRRRDL, encoded by the exons ATGGCTCTGGTTCCGTATGTAGAAAATTCAATACCTGCGCTGTCAAAACTCCAAAATTCATCGGCACAGTTCCGGTTTGCAAATCACGACCTGCGTCTCGCACAGGATTGGAAAAACCTCGGGGTGGCAGCAGTTGTGTGGGATGCT GCAGTTGTCATGTGTATGTATCTGGAGCTGGGGAAAGTGGAGTTACACGGGAAGTTGGCAATTGAACTGGGCGCTGGCACTGGGCTGGTGGGCAT TAGTGCCACATTCTTAATCTTACCAGGTGCCGAAGTGACCATCACCGACAGAGAACCTGCCCTGGACTTCCTTTCTGCGAATGTAAAGGCAAACCTGCCCACTGACTGCCAGAGATCAGTGGTTGTGTCAGAGCTGACCTGGGGTAAGGGCCTTGAACGCTACCCACCTAGCAGATTTGATCTGGTTCTGGGAGCAGACATCGTTTACCTGGAGGACACATTTGTGCCTCTGCTGCAGACTCTGGAGCACTTGTGTTCGGACACCACTGTGGTGCTGCTGGCCTGCAAGATCCGCTATGAGCGAGATAGAAACTTTTTGAGCATGCTCAAGCTGCGGTTCAAAGTTGAAGAAGTATACTATGAGAAGCAAAGGGACATCCATGTATATAAAGCTTGTAAACTGCCACGTAGGAGGGACTTGTGA